One uncultured Carboxylicivirga sp. genomic window, ACTGATTTATATGAGAAGGCCAAAAGCCAAAGTGCTGAACTAGTTACATTAGAAGCCTCAAAAGCATACTTAACTCTTGAATCATCAAAGATTAAAGCTGAAAATAATGCTCCCAAAGCTTATATCAGTTCTGAATTTTTATTTGCACCTTATTTCAATAACAATGGTGAAATAATTTCAACGAATCCTCAAAGCACAGCAATTGGATATGATGTTGGTGTAACAAACGGGGGGCTTTATTCTTTTCTATTTAATACAGAAATTCCAATTTTCAACCATAAACAGGAAAATACCTTATTAGAACAAAATGATCTGGAAGTAGCCAAAATTGAAAACAGGATAAATACTGTTTCCATTGAATTAAAGCATGCTTTAGCTATTCAGTATTTAGATATTTTAGCTTCCCAGGTTGAATATCAAAATTTACAAGAGAACCTTATTTTACTAAAACAACAATTAGCGGTTACTAAAACTTTAACTGTGCACGGTTTATACAGATATGTTGATTATCGTCTTTTGCAAACTGCCTACACATCCGATTCAATTAATTTGCAAAATAGTGAAGCCGTATTCAGGATTAAACTGAACCAGATAAAGATAACATGTGGTATTATAGACACTTCAGTCTTTCAAATTGCAGGTTTTGAACCTGTTCTAAACCGAGAACTAACAGATAGTTCTGTTTTTATACAAAGCTATATTCAAGACAGTCTTTCGGCTGTTATTCAACAAAAAGTTTTTGAGAATCGATACAAACCGCAAGTAAAATTATATGCAAACACAGGTCTCAACTCAACTTCTATTCCTTATATGGTCAACCATATTGGTATGAGTGCCGGTGTTCTGTTGACCTATACCTTATTTGATGGGAGGCAAAAGGAAATTAACAAGCAGCAACAAATGGTTATGATTGAACAAGCAGAAAGGGAAAAAGAAATAAAACAATTCGAAGTTCAACATCAAAAGTTATCCTATTATGATGCCATCAAGACTCTAAATAACTCAATAGATAAAGAATTACAATTACAAAATGAATACAAGGACATCTTATTAATTTATAATGATGAACTGCAAAATGCACAGGTTGGTATTATCGACTACTTAAACTTTTTGCAACTTTTTAATCAAAATAAATTGACATTGGAAAATCATAAAATTGAACGCAGCAAGCTCATTGTTGAATACAATTACTGGAATAATTAAAGGAGAAATTGAAATATGAAATTAAAACAAATACTGCTAATTACCGGAATTTCTTTTTTAGCATTTTCCTGTAAAACGGGTCAGCAGAAGGAAGAAGCTGAGACAACAACCCATAGCGATATTATGGTAACCCGACCTATTGAAAAGGATGTTACTACCTTTAAGGAATTTCAGGGAATAACACAATTCACACAGCACTTACAAGTTCGGGCACAATCAAATGGAATAATCTCACACAGCTTTATTTCAACAGGTGAAAATATTAAAACGAATCAACCACTTTTTATTATAAAAAGCCGCGAAGCAAGCATTCTGAATTCTGCTACTCAGAACAATCAGATGTTATCAAAAATGGCTGATACTGTTAAATCATTTTCTTCAGGAATTATTGACCAGGTATTAGTTCAGCAAGGTGATTTTGTTCAGCAGGGAGATATACTTGCAACAAGTGTCAATTCCGCATCAATGCGAATTTTAGTTTCTGTTCCTTTAGAAGAAAATTCATCTTTTTATCAAAACAAATCGTGTAGAATAATACTGCCCAATGGTAACTTAATGGGTGGAACGATTGGCGCATCCTTACCTATAGCCAACAATACCGACCAAACCAATCAGTTTCTTGTTTACCCTGAATCGGGACAGGGCTTATCAGAGAATATTCATGTACGTGTTATGATTAAAAACCAGGATATTAAAAAGGGAATATTTGTACCAAAAAGTTCGGTGTATTCCAACGAAGAATTAACAAATTTCTGGGTACTGAAGGTGATACACGATTCAATTGCCATAAAAGTACCTGTCACAACAGGTATAAAAACAGATTCATTAATTGAAATCACCAACAAAAGCCTTCTGTTGACGGATGATATTATATTTCAGGGTGGTTATGGTCTGCCTGATAGCGCTTATGTAAATGTTATTCAACCTGATGCCCAATGAGAAAGAATAGTTTCTATACCTTATATAAAAACCCACTGTCAGTTGTAGGTTTTATCGTAATTATTGCAGGTATATTCGCTTACACAAAAATGAAGGTTGAATTGTTGCCCAATGTTACCTTTCCTAAAATAAAGGTAATTGCCGACAATGGGGAACAACCCGTAGAGAACATGTTAATTGGCGTTACCCGTCCATTGGAGGAAGCCATTAAAACGAGTGAGAACCTTGAACTATTGCAAAGTACAACATCAAGAGGTAGTTGTGAGATTTCTGCTTTTTTTAAATGGAGTGCCGATATTAACCTTGCCCGGCAACAAATTGAGGCAGCCATTTCTCAAGTTCGTTCCGAGCTTCCCGCATCATTGAAAATTGAAGTAGAAAAGATGAATCCTTCCATCCTGGCAATGGCAGGATTTTCGTTAGAGGGCAACCTTTCTCCTGTTGAGTTAAAAACATTAGCAACCTATACCGTTAAGCCTTACCTGGAACAGATTCAAGGCGTAAGGCAGGTTGCAGTAACCGGGGGAAGGGACAAAGAATACCAGGTTGTCCTTACTAGGGATAAGTTAACGCAATTAGGAATTACTCCTGTCGTAATTTACGATGTACTTTCCAGCGCCAATTTTATTGAAGCTGCTGGTTATGCCAACGAAAGTAACCGCTTATACCTTACCATTACCGATGCATCCATTCGTAATGTAGAAGAACTTGAAAATACGGTTATTAAAAACTCATCATCCGGTAAAATTTTATTAAAAGACATATCAGATATCCGCATTACGGGTCAGTTGGAATATGTTAAGATTAAAGCCAATGGAAAAGATGTGCCTTTGGTTGCCGTTATGAAACAGCCTGAAGCCAATCTGTCCGATGTAAATGTTCAACTTCAACAAAGAATATATGATTTGAATAATTCAATGTTACCAAAAGGGATTACACTCCGACCATATTACAATCAGGCTGATTTTGT contains:
- a CDS encoding TolC family protein, producing MKIHFISILSLILFVFSCNKIYAQLSFTDLYEKAKSQSAELVTLEASKAYLTLESSKIKAENNAPKAYISSEFLFAPYFNNNGEIISTNPQSTAIGYDVGVTNGGLYSFLFNTEIPIFNHKQENTLLEQNDLEVAKIENRINTVSIELKHALAIQYLDILASQVEYQNLQENLILLKQQLAVTKTLTVHGLYRYVDYRLLQTAYTSDSINLQNSEAVFRIKLNQIKITCGIIDTSVFQIAGFEPVLNRELTDSSVFIQSYIQDSLSAVIQQKVFENRYKPQVKLYANTGLNSTSIPYMVNHIGMSAGVLLTYTLFDGRQKEINKQQQMVMIEQAEREKEIKQFEVQHQKLSYYDAIKTLNNSIDKELQLQNEYKDILLIYNDELQNAQVGIIDYLNFLQLFNQNKLTLENHKIERSKLIVEYNYWNN
- a CDS encoding HlyD family efflux transporter periplasmic adaptor subunit; protein product: MKLKQILLITGISFLAFSCKTGQQKEEAETTTHSDIMVTRPIEKDVTTFKEFQGITQFTQHLQVRAQSNGIISHSFISTGENIKTNQPLFIIKSREASILNSATQNNQMLSKMADTVKSFSSGIIDQVLVQQGDFVQQGDILATSVNSASMRILVSVPLEENSSFYQNKSCRIILPNGNLMGGTIGASLPIANNTDQTNQFLVYPESGQGLSENIHVRVMIKNQDIKKGIFVPKSSVYSNEELTNFWVLKVIHDSIAIKVPVTTGIKTDSLIEITNKSLLLTDDIIFQGGYGLPDSAYVNVIQPDAQ